In Nicotiana tabacum cultivar K326 chromosome 21, ASM71507v2, whole genome shotgun sequence, one DNA window encodes the following:
- the LOC107821224 gene encoding protein TIC 20-v, chloroplastic-like, whose protein sequence is MAITHLLSTNITPSLFTSQPFLVLKPKRTLVIYPKRPTIRAQSKNNDSADGPDRLISAITYFYPFFDGIQYGKYVITQFAPIQTLIQPLVPAIRVFKSFPLNGLLIFFTLYFVVVRNNNFSRYVRFNTMQAIVLDVLLIFPDLLERSFNPKDGLGLDLMMSFDSTVFLFLLVSLVYGSSSCLLGQLPRLPIVAEAADRQVL, encoded by the coding sequence ATGGCCATCACCCATCTTTTATCCACCAATATTACACCCTCCCTCTTTACTTCCCAACCATTTCTTGTACTGAAACCCAAAAGAACACTAGTCATATACCCAAAAAGGCCTACAATTCGAGCTCAATCTAAGAACAATGACTCTGCAGATGGCCCAGATCGTTTAATCTCCGCCATCACTTACTTCTACCCTTTTTTTGACGGTATTCAGTATGGGAAATATGTCATCACACAGTTTGCTCCAATCCAAACCCTTATTCAACCTTTAGTCCCAGCTATAAGGGTTTTCAAGAGCTTCCCACTTAATGGGTTGCTAATTTTCTTTACCCTTTActttgttgttgtaagaaataaCAATTTCAGTAGGTATGTGAGGTTCAATACCATGCAGGCTATTGTTCTTGATGTGCTTCTCATATTTCCTGATCTTTTGGAGAGGAGTTTTAATCCAAAAGATGGGTTgggcttggatttgatgatgagcTTTGATAGCACTGTGTTTTTGTTCCTTTTGGTGTCTTTAGTTTATGGTTCTTCTTCTTGCTTGTTGGGTCAGCTTCCTAGGTTGCCTATTGTTGCTGAAGCTGCTGATAGGCAAGTGCTATGA